The following DNA comes from Sphingorhabdus sp. M41.
ACTTTTCTCCGGTCGGCCCGCCGGGCAGCATAAGCACGGCGCAGACTTTTCCGATAAACCCGATTTTCAGGCATGATCGCCACCGCTTTTTTCAGCAGACTGATACCATCTTTTTTGCGCGCATCATCTTCCATCAAGGCAAGACCGTAAAGATGGGATACCACAGGGCTTGACGGTTGCACGCGATAGGCATCCCGTCCGGCGGCGATCGCTTTTTCGGTTAGACCCAGACCGGTATAGGCCTGAGTCAGACCGGCCAGGATCAGTGCATCATTGTCGCCAATCCTTTTCCGCAGATTTTCGAGGATATGAGCGGCAACCGTCCAGCTTTCGGTTTCTAGATGGGCATAGGCCATCCAGCGCAGCCCTGCGATATTGCTGGGATTATAATTGAGATATTGCGCCAGTGCCTCTCCCGATTGCTGCATCGCGCCGGTTGCACGAAAAACCTCAACCAGGCGCAACATCACCGGTTCGGAGAACCGAATGCTGCGGGCTTTCTGAAGGGCATCGATCGCCTCATCATAATTGCCCATGGTGGCGGCTACATCAGCGACCAGAATATGCGCCGCACTCGCGCCGGGATTGCTCTGCTGGAGCCGCTTTGCTTCGGCGAAAGCGGCATTATAATCGCCGGCAATATAAAGCGCTCGAATATAAGGGACCACCACGCGCGCATCATTCGCGTTGCGTTGCGCCTCTGCGCGCAGCACGTTCAGCGGAACAACGGCAACAAAAGCGCTCTCCTTGCCCAGGTCATGGATGGCGGCCCGGTTCAGCAAGCCGGTGGCCTGTCCGCGCTCATCCATTGCCTCAAGCGCTCGGCCCGCCAGCCACAATGCATAGGGATCGGCCCCGCTCCGATTGACCTGTGCTTTCAGCACCTCGACCGCATCCACGGCGCTTCCGGCGAGATAGAGGGAACGGGCGAGCAGATTTTGCGCTTGCCGGTTATTGGGCTGCATTGACACCAGTCGCCGAAACTTGTCCACCGCTGCGTTGTGATTGCCTTCGCCATGCTCGATAATTCCCTGCACGAGCATCACTGCCGGTACATTGTCAATCTCGCCCCCGGTCTGTTGCATCAACCGTCTGGCCAGTCCAAATTTGCCGGCCCGAGCGGCAAGAACCGCCTGCATGAAGAACGCACGCGGGTTTGTTCCATCCAGCGCGATGATCTTGCGGGCGACGACCAGCATGTCCGTCATTCGCCCCATATCACCCAGCGTTGCCGCATATTCGGTCAACAGCGACACATCATTCGGATCAATATCCAGCGCCCGTTCGAACCAGGGCAAAGCAGCGCCCAGTCCGAACTGGAACCGCAGCAGCTCGCCGCGATATTGCAAGGCACGGATATTGGCGGGGTCCAGCTTCACGGCTTCATCGACAGCATTGGTTGCGCCGGCCTGATCTCCCGATCGTGCCCGAAAGCGAGCAATATCAACCCAGAGGTCTGGATTTTTTCCGTCCAGCTCCATCGCCCGGTTATAGGCCGCCCCAGCCAGCTGTTCATCATCCATCTGCAGCGCGACTTTGCCCATGATCCGGGCCGCATAGCCCTGATTCTTCCGTGGAATATCATTGGTCAGCAGCTGATCGCGCGCCTTTTGTGCATTGCCTTGCAAGGAATAGGCATGGCCGTATAGATGCCGGACAGCAGCAGGCTCGAGACCCAGCTTGACCGCCCGGTCGAGTTCCGCCTCCGCGCCAATGCCATCGCCGAGACCCAGCAAGACTTCAGCCTGTGCCACGCGCGCATCAATCCACTCGGGATCAGCCTTGATCGCGTTCATCAATTCGATCCGCGCCGACCTGATATCGCGTTTCGCGCGAAACTGCTCGGCCTTGCCAAAGGCTTCGCGGGCATCTTCATTGCCTTCGCTCGCGCCATGAATTGCGGTCGGCACGCCCACCAGGCCCACCGCCAGCGCAGCGGTGAGAATGAGCGACTTGCTGTAAAATCGCAATTTATGACCAATAACCATCACCAAGGTTCAGCTGGCTTGCTGCAGCTTATATTGCTTGAGCAGATCATAGAGGGTCGGGCGGCTGATCCCGAGCAACTTGGCCGCGTTGGAGATATTGCCGCCGGTTTGGGAAATGGCGCGCAGGATCGCCGAACGGTCAGCAGCTTCGCGCGCCGCTTTCAGGTTCAGCAAGTCCGTCGCCGCTTTGTCATCGACTTCCAGATCAAGATCGTTCGCGCCGATCATCTTGCCATCGGCCATGATCACCGCGCGCTTGATCCGGTTCTCCAGCTCACGGACATTACCCGGCCAGTGCCAGGCTTCCAGCGCGGCCATCGCATCGGGAGCCAGTCCCTTGACCGCGGGATTGATTTCCGCGGCGAATTTCTTCTGGAAATGTCGCGCGAGCAGGCTGGTATCACCAGAGCGCTCGGACAGGGCCGGGATTTTGATCACGATTTCGGCAAGCCGGTAATAGAGATCTTCGCGAAATATATTCTCGCTTATCATCGTTTCAAGATTCTGATGGGTCGCACAAACGATCCTCGTATCGACAGCAATAGCCTTGCGCCCGCCAATCCTCTCGATCACCCGTTCTTGCAGAAAACGCAGCAACTTCACCTGCAGTGGCAACGGAATATCCCCGACTTCATCCAGAAACAGCGTCCCGCCATCGGCCTGCTCAATCTTTCCTTCGGTCGTCTTGATCGCACCGGTAAACGCCCCCTTCTCATGTCCGAACAATTCGGACTCCAGCAGGTTTTCCGGAATCGCCGCGCAATTGATGGCAACAAATGCCTTGTCTCGCCGGTCGCTCGATTCATGCAGGCCCTTGGCCAGCAATTCCTTTCCCGTGCCACTGGCGCCGAGCAGCATGACCGACGCATTGGTATTCGCCACGCGCTCGACCATCTGTGCGACTTTCAGCATTTCCGGGGCACCGGTAATAATCCCGCCCAATATATATCCTTCGCCATTGCCTCTCGCGGCAAGACTGGCATTTTCCTGTTCCAGCTTGTGCACGTG
Coding sequences within:
- a CDS encoding tetratricopeptide repeat protein, with product MVIGHKLRFYSKSLILTAALAVGLVGVPTAIHGASEGNEDAREAFGKAEQFRAKRDIRSARIELMNAIKADPEWIDARVAQAEVLLGLGDGIGAEAELDRAVKLGLEPAAVRHLYGHAYSLQGNAQKARDQLLTNDIPRKNQGYAARIMGKVALQMDDEQLAGAAYNRAMELDGKNPDLWVDIARFRARSGDQAGATNAVDEAVKLDPANIRALQYRGELLRFQFGLGAALPWFERALDIDPNDVSLLTEYAATLGDMGRMTDMLVVARKIIALDGTNPRAFFMQAVLAARAGKFGLARRLMQQTGGEIDNVPAVMLVQGIIEHGEGNHNAAVDKFRRLVSMQPNNRQAQNLLARSLYLAGSAVDAVEVLKAQVNRSGADPYALWLAGRALEAMDERGQATGLLNRAAIHDLGKESAFVAVVPLNVLRAEAQRNANDARVVVPYIRALYIAGDYNAAFAEAKRLQQSNPGASAAHILVADVAATMGNYDEAIDALQKARSIRFSEPVMLRLVEVFRATGAMQQSGEALAQYLNYNPSNIAGLRWMAYAHLETESWTVAAHILENLRKRIGDNDALILAGLTQAYTGLGLTEKAIAAGRDAYRVQPSSPVVSHLYGLALMEDDARKKDGISLLKKAVAIMPENRVYRKSLRRAYAARRADRRKVKS
- the prsR gene encoding PEP-CTERM-box response regulator transcription factor, translated to MMPDKSQPKKEKLLIVEDDPGLQKQLKWAYDDFEVIIAGDRESAIEMLRAEEPDVVTLDLGLPPDPDGTTEGFATMDAILSLKPDTKVIVASGHGEKSSALRAISSGAWDFYQKPVDIDELGLIVRRAFHVHKLEQENASLAARGNGEGYILGGIITGAPEMLKVAQMVERVANTNASVMLLGASGTGKELLAKGLHESSDRRDKAFVAINCAAIPENLLESELFGHEKGAFTGAIKTTEGKIEQADGGTLFLDEVGDIPLPLQVKLLRFLQERVIERIGGRKAIAVDTRIVCATHQNLETMISENIFREDLYYRLAEIVIKIPALSERSGDTSLLARHFQKKFAAEINPAVKGLAPDAMAALEAWHWPGNVRELENRIKRAVIMADGKMIGANDLDLEVDDKAATDLLNLKAAREAADRSAILRAISQTGGNISNAAKLLGISRPTLYDLLKQYKLQQAS